One genomic region from Frateuria soli encodes:
- a CDS encoding tyrosinase family protein: MITRRQFLQASASLALVPMLPGQILGTTSLRTRPSWPQFRDGPLYTSFLDAVAKMRADNDSTQPGSWAYWTNVHASFCPHRKPYFLAWHRGFLARFEAQLRKASGNSALVLPYWNYYDQPVIPAEFRDPGSPLYRSNRSGTNVSGALSLAAFDASLTNFQRGKTDAFEPAVETAPHNGVHNLIGGAMGNITISPRDPVFWVHHANIDRLWDAWVQAGDGRHMPARTAAYCSGSFSYGAAVSSMQRVKTYSPGSLGYRYDDTAMPTSGTSALQIAPLPAIQDALAAPLPAQGASLGGMGGLALGSGSLRVRIPLTADGRNRVRSLVTSGTGQGGEVRLVLDGVDLTDAGARGGYFYKVLLNLPTGSVAQPERTYLAGTLGSFEVSVARHAQMMASCGAMAMHGPVRIVLPLRDVLRRIWPESLDALTVSFVRVEADSAPQADAMVIDRVSVEAD; this comes from the coding sequence ATGATCACCCGGAGACAATTCCTGCAGGCATCGGCATCGCTGGCACTGGTCCCCATGCTCCCTGGCCAGATCCTGGGCACGACCAGCCTGCGAACGCGGCCGTCATGGCCGCAGTTCCGCGACGGCCCGCTGTATACGTCCTTCCTGGACGCCGTGGCGAAGATGCGGGCCGACAACGATTCCACCCAGCCGGGCAGCTGGGCCTACTGGACGAACGTGCACGCGAGTTTCTGCCCGCACCGCAAACCGTACTTCCTCGCCTGGCACCGGGGCTTCCTCGCGCGCTTCGAGGCGCAGCTGCGCAAGGCCTCTGGCAACAGCGCGCTGGTGCTGCCCTACTGGAACTACTACGACCAGCCGGTCATCCCGGCGGAATTCCGCGACCCCGGTTCGCCGCTCTACCGTAGCAACCGCAGCGGCACGAACGTCTCCGGGGCACTCAGCCTGGCCGCGTTCGACGCCAGCCTGACCAACTTCCAGCGCGGCAAGACCGACGCCTTCGAACCGGCCGTCGAAACCGCGCCGCACAACGGCGTGCACAACCTGATCGGCGGCGCCATGGGCAACATAACCATCTCTCCGCGCGATCCGGTCTTCTGGGTGCACCACGCGAACATCGACCGCCTGTGGGACGCCTGGGTGCAGGCGGGAGACGGCCGCCACATGCCGGCCAGGACCGCGGCCTACTGTTCGGGATCGTTCTCCTACGGTGCCGCGGTGTCCTCCATGCAACGGGTCAAGACCTACTCGCCGGGCAGCCTGGGTTATCGCTATGACGACACCGCCATGCCGACGAGCGGAACCAGCGCGCTGCAGATCGCGCCACTCCCGGCCATCCAGGATGCGCTGGCCGCGCCGCTGCCGGCACAGGGCGCGTCGCTCGGCGGGATGGGCGGCCTGGCGCTGGGGTCCGGGTCGTTGCGCGTGCGTATTCCGCTGACGGCGGACGGTCGCAATCGGGTGCGCAGCCTGGTCACCAGCGGCACGGGGCAGGGCGGCGAGGTACGGCTCGTGCTCGATGGGGTGGACCTCACCGACGCGGGCGCGCGGGGCGGCTATTTCTACAAGGTCCTGCTGAACCTGCCGACCGGCAGCGTGGCGCAACCGGAGCGGACCTACCTGGCCGGCACGCTCGGGTCGTTCGAAGTCAGCGTGGCGCGGCATGCGCAGATGATGGCCAGCTGCGGCGCGATGGCCATGCACGGTCCGGTGAGGATCGTTCTTCCGCTGCGCGACGTGCTCCGGCGGATCTGGCCCGAGTCGCTGGACGCACTCACGGTCAGCTTCGTGCGGGTGGAGGCCGACAGCGCGCCCCAGGCCGACGCGATGGTGATCGACCGCGTGTCGGTGGAAGCCGACTGA
- a CDS encoding DUF2249 domain-containing protein, with amino-acid sequence MTPPIELDLRHLPAPEPMLRALDAADALEPGERCIVVAPMLPRPLLMELAQRGFDADPGEPQPDGSVRVQIRRPDDAEAAP; translated from the coding sequence ATGACCCCGCCTATCGAACTCGACCTGCGCCACCTCCCGGCGCCCGAGCCCATGCTGCGCGCGCTCGACGCGGCCGATGCCCTGGAACCGGGCGAACGGTGCATCGTCGTCGCGCCGATGCTCCCGCGTCCGCTGCTGATGGAACTGGCGCAGCGCGGCTTCGACGCCGACCCGGGCGAGCCACAGCCCGACGGCAGCGTGCGCGTGCAGATCCGCCGCCCGGACGATGCCGAAGCTGCGCCTTGA
- a CDS encoding alginate export family protein, whose amino-acid sequence MHTRLVTGCLLAFASTPAWSTDAPAPLQLEWDARARHEQVDNDAFARDARADTLRLRLGLRAMFGGGFGGYLEGAGVAAAGGHYDSGANGHGQYPVITDPRGSELNQAYLTWQGSTFGAIAGRQRLLFDNQRWIGNVGWRQHEQTFDAVTLQWAPTADWTVRYAWLGKVHRVAGRDARNVLARERKLDTHLLNAGVRHGRQQWSGYAYLHEDRDLATASSATYGVRWSGKPVADGFGWTLEAAHQVDYANNPQRFAHDYWLAEPAWTLHGITGRLGWEHLGGNGRHALQTPLATLHAFNGWDDQFTVTPAGGLEDRYAAVNGAFGPQARFGWTLAWHDFHADHGNRYGSEWDGSLGYAFSPTLNGLLKLASYQADGFGRDDTKLWLQVEWKGVHALR is encoded by the coding sequence ATGCACACCCGCCTTGTCACCGGCTGCCTGCTGGCCTTTGCCAGCACACCCGCCTGGTCCACCGACGCGCCCGCCCCGCTGCAACTGGAATGGGACGCCCGCGCCCGCCACGAGCAGGTCGACAACGACGCCTTCGCCCGCGACGCCCGCGCCGACACCCTGCGCCTGCGCCTGGGCCTGCGCGCCATGTTCGGCGGCGGTTTCGGCGGCTACCTCGAGGGCGCGGGCGTGGCCGCGGCCGGCGGGCATTACGACAGCGGGGCCAACGGCCATGGGCAGTACCCCGTCATCACCGATCCCAGGGGCAGTGAACTGAACCAGGCCTACCTCACCTGGCAGGGCAGCACCTTCGGCGCCATTGCCGGCCGCCAGCGGCTGCTGTTCGACAACCAGCGCTGGATCGGCAACGTCGGCTGGCGCCAGCACGAGCAGACCTTCGACGCCGTCACACTGCAATGGGCACCCACCGCGGACTGGACCGTGCGCTACGCGTGGCTCGGCAAGGTCCACCGCGTGGCCGGCCGCGACGCGCGCAACGTGCTCGCGCGCGAGCGCAAGCTCGACACCCACCTGCTCAACGCCGGCGTCAGGCACGGCCGGCAACAGTGGAGCGGCTACGCCTACCTGCACGAGGACCGCGACCTCGCCACGGCCTCCAGTGCCACCTACGGCGTGCGCTGGAGCGGCAAGCCCGTGGCCGACGGCTTCGGCTGGACGCTGGAGGCGGCGCACCAGGTCGACTACGCCAACAACCCGCAGCGCTTCGCACACGACTACTGGCTGGCGGAACCGGCGTGGACGCTGCACGGCATCACCGGCCGGCTCGGCTGGGAGCACCTGGGCGGCAACGGCCGCCACGCGCTGCAGACCCCGCTCGCCACGCTGCACGCCTTCAACGGCTGGGACGATCAGTTCACCGTGACGCCCGCCGGTGGCCTGGAGGACCGCTACGCCGCGGTCAACGGCGCCTTCGGGCCGCAGGCGCGGTTCGGCTGGACGCTCGCCTGGCACGACTTCCATGCCGACCACGGCAACCGTTACGGCAGCGAGTGGGACGGCTCGCTGGGCTACGCCTTCAGCCCGACCCTCAACGGCCTGCTCAAGCTCGCCAGCTACCAGGCCGACGGCTTCGGTCGCGACGACACGAAGCTGTGGCTGCAGGTGGAATGGAAGGGCGTCCATGCGTTGCGCTGA
- the ubiT gene encoding ubiquinone anaerobic biosynthesis accessory factor UbiT, with amino-acid sequence MPDVSRAAPMLRLLPPPYRLAPLLRVVPARWQRALLERAMARVPAVPPGDHALDLLAGRRFGIEVADLDLAWVLTLRDGRLIVVDDTPEASVRGSAADLLLLAGRLEHADTLFHRRRLVLTGDRQLGLAARRLLDRLPWESVPLGLRIALNRGARLARAARDARGHAA; translated from the coding sequence ATGCCCGACGTCTCCCGCGCCGCACCGATGCTGCGCCTGCTGCCGCCGCCTTACCGCCTTGCGCCGCTCCTGCGCGTGGTGCCCGCGCGCTGGCAGCGCGCGCTGCTGGAACGCGCCATGGCGCGCGTGCCGGCCGTGCCGCCTGGCGACCACGCACTCGACCTCCTGGCCGGCCGCCGGTTCGGTATCGAGGTCGCCGACCTCGACCTGGCCTGGGTGCTGACCTTGCGCGACGGCCGCCTGATCGTCGTCGACGACACCCCCGAGGCCAGCGTGCGCGGCAGCGCGGCCGACCTGTTGCTGCTGGCCGGCCGACTGGAGCACGCCGACACGCTGTTCCACCGGCGCAGGCTGGTGCTCACCGGCGACAGGCAGCTCGGCCTTGCCGCGCGTCGCCTGCTCGACCGCCTGCCATGGGAGTCGGTGCCGCTTGGCTTGCGCATCGCGCTCAACCGCGGCGCGCGGTTGGCACGCGCCGCGCGCGATGCGCGCGGCCACGCCGCCTGA
- a CDS encoding putative zinc-binding protein: protein MSRDLPLVYSCSGCSSAAQMANHLALALDRAGAAEMSCIAGVGGGVTGLVRTARSGRRILALDGCLLRCAAACLANAGVVADAHLVLSDYGVKKRQHADFDPGEAQVIYEQHALPAAHALRERPDAGGTAAT from the coding sequence ATGAGCCGCGACCTGCCGCTGGTGTATTCGTGTTCCGGCTGCTCCAGCGCGGCGCAGATGGCCAACCATCTCGCGCTCGCGCTGGACCGCGCCGGCGCCGCCGAGATGTCCTGCATCGCCGGCGTCGGCGGTGGCGTCACCGGCCTGGTGCGCACCGCGCGGAGTGGCCGGCGCATCCTCGCGCTGGACGGCTGCCTGCTACGCTGCGCCGCCGCTTGCCTGGCCAACGCCGGCGTGGTCGCGGACGCCCATCTGGTGCTTTCCGACTACGGCGTGAAGAAGCGCCAGCATGCCGACTTCGATCCCGGCGAGGCGCAAGTCATCTACGAGCAGCACGCGTTGCCCGCCGCGCACGCGCTGCGCGAACGGCCCGACGCTGGCGGGACGGCGGCAACCTGA
- the nadA gene encoding quinolinate synthase NadA, translating into MSARTEAAAPAWRDGLEHQYAALIERLEPLLPCLELPMHLPWIDAINALKRERGAVIMAHSYQSPEIFHGVADITGDSLALAQAAADCGSDLIVLCGVHFMAESAKILAPHKTVLIPDLEAGCSLASSITAEDVRALRARHPGVPVVSYVNTSAAVKAESDACCTSANAVQVVEAMGSERVIFLPDRYLGSHVATQTDVQLILWHGQCEVHEKFTAQEARHARERFGARLVAHPECPPEVLAEADFVGSTSAMGRWLEREKPERVALITECSMADNLRTRFPATQFIKPCNLCPHMQRITLPNIHAALRDMKDAVEVPADMAARARRALERMLAVGRREAV; encoded by the coding sequence ATGTCCGCACGAACCGAAGCCGCCGCGCCCGCCTGGCGCGACGGCCTGGAACACCAGTACGCCGCGTTGATCGAGCGGCTCGAACCGCTGCTGCCCTGTCTCGAACTGCCGATGCACCTGCCGTGGATCGATGCCATCAACGCGCTCAAGCGCGAGCGCGGCGCGGTGATCATGGCGCACAGCTACCAGTCGCCGGAGATCTTCCACGGCGTGGCCGACATCACCGGCGACTCGCTGGCGCTGGCGCAGGCCGCGGCCGACTGCGGGTCGGACCTGATCGTGCTGTGCGGCGTCCACTTCATGGCCGAGAGCGCGAAGATCCTGGCGCCGCACAAGACCGTGCTGATCCCCGACCTGGAAGCGGGCTGCTCGCTGGCCTCCTCGATCACCGCCGAAGACGTGCGCGCCCTGCGTGCGCGGCACCCGGGCGTACCCGTGGTCAGCTACGTCAACACCTCCGCCGCGGTGAAGGCCGAATCCGATGCCTGCTGCACCTCGGCCAACGCGGTGCAGGTGGTCGAGGCGATGGGCAGCGAGCGGGTGATCTTCCTGCCCGACCGCTACCTGGGCAGCCACGTCGCCACGCAGACGGACGTCCAGTTGATCCTCTGGCATGGCCAGTGCGAGGTGCACGAGAAGTTCACCGCGCAGGAAGCGCGTCACGCGCGCGAGCGCTTCGGCGCCAGGCTGGTGGCGCATCCCGAATGCCCGCCCGAGGTGCTGGCCGAAGCCGATTTCGTGGGCTCGACCAGCGCCATGGGGCGCTGGCTGGAGCGCGAGAAGCCCGAGCGCGTGGCGCTGATCACCGAGTGCTCGATGGCCGACAACCTGCGCACGCGCTTCCCGGCGACGCAGTTCATCAAGCCGTGCAACCTGTGTCCGCACATGCAGCGCATCACGCTGCCCAACATCCACGCCGCGCTGCGCGACATGAAGGACGCGGTCGAGGTGCCTGCCGACATGGCGGCACGCGCCCGCCGCGCGCTGGAACGCATGCTCGCGGTAGGCCGGCGCGAGGCGGTGTGA
- a CDS encoding L-aspartate oxidase — protein MRADAPVLIVGTGVAGLATALAAAPRPVRLLCRAHDGVGSASALAQGGIAAAMGAADSAGAHAHDTLVAGAHHNDAAAVRWLTSAAPQTVAWLAAQGVAFDRDEDGALRLGREGGHGVPRIVHAGGDATGAALVQALRAQAQRAAHIQWRGGVDVEALLWRDDRVAGVRTRDERGREEIHDAAHVVLATGGIGNLFARTSNPPGADGAGLALGLVAGAAARDLEFVQFHPTALDLPRRQGLPLVTEALRGAGASLRDARGRPLMEGVHPLGDLAPRDVVARRVWEACQQGGAWLDATAVADWPHHFPTVLAACREHGIDPRTVPIPVTPAVHFHMGGLAVDLDGDTGVPGLHAVGEVACNGVHGGNRLASNSLLEGVACGRRLGTRLATLPWAARGQGATRWIERGPGLDHHALTALRQLMWTAAGPQRDAATLREALRQCGAWHGWQARLAETLLLAALRRAGSLGSHWRRDARAAQRPEELRPQAACDQSAHPMPP, from the coding sequence ATGCGCGCCGATGCGCCGGTGCTGATCGTCGGTACGGGTGTCGCCGGCCTGGCGACCGCACTCGCCGCCGCGCCGCGGCCGGTGCGCCTGCTGTGCCGCGCGCACGATGGCGTGGGCAGCGCCAGCGCGCTGGCCCAGGGCGGCATCGCCGCGGCCATGGGTGCCGCCGACAGCGCCGGGGCGCATGCGCACGACACGCTGGTCGCCGGCGCCCACCACAACGATGCGGCCGCCGTGCGCTGGCTCACCTCGGCCGCGCCGCAGACCGTCGCCTGGCTTGCCGCGCAGGGGGTCGCATTCGATCGCGACGAGGACGGCGCCCTGCGGCTCGGCCGCGAAGGCGGCCACGGTGTGCCGCGCATCGTGCATGCCGGCGGCGACGCCACGGGCGCGGCACTGGTGCAGGCCTTGCGCGCGCAGGCACAGCGCGCGGCGCACATCCAGTGGCGCGGCGGCGTCGACGTCGAGGCGCTGCTGTGGCGGGACGACCGCGTGGCGGGCGTGCGCACGCGCGACGAACGCGGTCGCGAGGAGATCCACGACGCCGCCCACGTGGTGCTGGCCACCGGCGGCATCGGCAACCTGTTCGCGCGCACCAGCAACCCGCCCGGGGCCGACGGTGCGGGCCTCGCCCTCGGCCTGGTCGCCGGTGCCGCGGCGCGCGACCTGGAGTTCGTGCAGTTCCACCCGACCGCGCTCGACCTGCCGCGCCGGCAGGGCCTGCCGCTGGTCACCGAAGCGCTGCGCGGCGCCGGTGCAAGCCTGCGCGACGCGCGCGGCCGACCGCTGATGGAAGGCGTGCATCCGCTCGGCGATCTCGCGCCGCGGGACGTGGTCGCCCGGCGCGTGTGGGAGGCCTGCCAGCAGGGCGGCGCCTGGCTCGACGCCACCGCCGTCGCCGACTGGCCGCACCACTTTCCCACCGTGCTCGCGGCCTGCCGGGAGCACGGCATCGACCCCCGCACCGTACCGATCCCGGTGACGCCCGCCGTCCACTTCCACATGGGTGGCCTGGCCGTCGACCTCGACGGCGACACCGGCGTGCCGGGCCTGCACGCGGTCGGCGAGGTGGCCTGCAACGGCGTGCACGGCGGCAACCGGCTTGCCAGCAACTCGCTGCTCGAAGGCGTCGCCTGCGGGCGGCGGCTGGGCACGCGCCTGGCGACGCTGCCATGGGCCGCGCGCGGGCAGGGCGCGACGCGCTGGATCGAACGCGGGCCGGGGCTGGATCACCACGCGCTGACGGCCCTGCGCCAGCTCATGTGGACGGCCGCCGGTCCGCAACGCGATGCAGCCACCCTGCGCGAGGCGTTGCGCCAGTGCGGGGCGTGGCATGGCTGGCAGGCGCGACTGGCCGAGACGCTGCTGCTGGCGGCCTTGCGTCGCGCGGGAAGCCTCGGCTCGCATTGGCGGCGCGACGCCCGGGCAGCGCAGCGGCCGGAAGAGCTGCGACCGCAGGCGGCATGCGACCAATCCGCACACCCCATGCCTCCTTGA
- the fabB gene encoding beta-ketoacyl-ACP synthase I, with product MRRVVVTGMGIVSCLGNVADTVARALRDMKSGIRAMPEYATRGLRSQVAGVPHIDLEAAIDRKLRRFMGDAAAYAYVSMRSAIADAGLTQEQVSHPRTGVVAGSGGGSAHWQIETADLLREKGVRRVGPYMVPRTMCSTVSATLATTFGILGLSYSIAAACATSAHCIGAAADLIRHGAQDVVFAGGGEEEHWGMTAQFDAMGALASGHNDTPTAASRPYDAGRDGFVIAGGGGMLVLEEYEHARARGAHIHAELVGYGVTSDGADMVAPSGEGAVRCMQMALANVRCPVDYLNTHGTATPLGDIVELNAVREVFGDAMPPLSSTKALTGHSLGAASVHEAIYSLLMMRGGFVAGSANVDTLDERAEGFPILRDSRPARLSTVMSNSFGFGGTNASLVFARV from the coding sequence ATGCGCAGGGTCGTGGTCACCGGAATGGGTATCGTCTCCTGCCTCGGCAATGTCGCCGATACGGTCGCGCGTGCACTGCGCGACATGAAGAGCGGCATCCGCGCGATGCCGGAGTACGCCACCCGCGGCCTGCGCAGCCAGGTCGCCGGCGTGCCGCACATCGACCTGGAAGCGGCGATCGATCGCAAGCTGCGCCGCTTCATGGGCGATGCGGCCGCCTACGCCTACGTGTCGATGCGTTCGGCCATCGCCGATGCCGGGTTGACGCAGGAGCAGGTCAGCCACCCGCGCACCGGCGTGGTGGCCGGTTCGGGCGGCGGCTCGGCACACTGGCAGATCGAGACGGCGGACCTGCTGCGCGAGAAGGGCGTGCGGCGCGTCGGTCCCTACATGGTGCCGCGCACGATGTGCTCCACCGTTTCGGCGACGCTCGCCACCACCTTCGGCATCCTGGGCCTGAGCTACTCCATCGCCGCCGCCTGCGCCACCTCGGCGCATTGCATCGGCGCGGCTGCCGACCTGATCCGCCACGGTGCGCAGGACGTGGTGTTCGCCGGCGGCGGCGAAGAGGAGCACTGGGGCATGACCGCGCAGTTCGACGCGATGGGCGCGCTCGCCAGTGGCCACAACGACACGCCCACTGCGGCGTCGCGTCCGTACGACGCCGGCCGCGACGGTTTCGTCATCGCCGGCGGGGGCGGCATGCTGGTGCTGGAGGAGTACGAGCACGCCAGGGCGCGCGGTGCGCACATCCACGCCGAGCTGGTCGGCTACGGCGTCACCTCCGACGGCGCCGACATGGTCGCGCCGAGCGGGGAGGGCGCGGTGCGCTGCATGCAGATGGCGCTGGCGAACGTCCGGTGCCCGGTCGATTACCTCAATACGCACGGCACCGCCACGCCGCTGGGCGACATCGTCGAACTCAACGCGGTGCGCGAAGTGTTCGGCGACGCGATGCCGCCGCTGTCCTCGACCAAGGCGTTGACCGGCCATTCGCTCGGCGCCGCCAGCGTGCACGAGGCAATCTACAGCCTGCTGATGATGCGCGGCGGCTTCGTCGCCGGTTCCGCCAACGTCGACACGCTCGACGAGCGCGCCGAAGGCTTCCCGATCCTGCGCGACAGCCGGCCGGCGCGGCTGTCCACGGTGATGTCGAACAGCTTCGGCTTCGGCGGTACGAACGCCAGCCTGGTGTTCGCCCGGGTATGA
- the fabA gene encoding 3-hydroxyacyl-[acyl-carrier-protein] dehydratase FabA, with amino-acid sequence MTRASSFDREQLLACARGELFGAGNARLPSPPMLMFDRITHVDDHGGAYGKGVLRAELDIHPDLWFFGCHFAGDPVMPGCLGLDAMWQLSGFFLPWLGEPGRGRALGVGQVKFTGQVLPSAKLVRYEIDVRRVMRGRLNLVVADGKTYVDDRLIYVATDMRVGLFQSTETF; translated from the coding sequence ATGACACGTGCTTCCTCGTTCGACCGCGAACAGCTGCTTGCCTGCGCCCGCGGCGAACTGTTCGGCGCCGGTAACGCCCGCCTTCCGTCACCGCCGATGCTCATGTTCGACCGCATCACGCACGTCGACGACCACGGCGGCGCGTACGGCAAGGGCGTGCTGCGCGCGGAGCTGGATATCCATCCGGACCTCTGGTTCTTCGGCTGCCACTTCGCCGGCGACCCGGTCATGCCCGGCTGTCTCGGGCTCGACGCGATGTGGCAGCTGTCCGGCTTCTTCCTGCCGTGGCTGGGCGAGCCTGGCCGCGGGCGCGCGCTGGGCGTGGGCCAGGTGAAGTTCACCGGGCAGGTACTGCCGAGCGCGAAGCTGGTGCGCTACGAGATCGACGTCCGTCGCGTGATGCGCGGCCGGCTCAATCTGGTGGTGGCCGACGGCAAGACGTACGTGGACGACCGCCTGATCTACGTGGCCACCGACATGCGGGTGGGCCTGTTCCAGTCGACGGAGACCTTCTGA
- the nirK gene encoding copper-containing nitrite reductase, with amino-acid sequence MSRMLSTVLAAASMLALAACSGKQAADAALSASPAAYAAPAPLPAPTDFGPPQGEPIHAVLTSPPNVPPPIHRNYPAKVIVELEVIEKEMPISEGVSYTYWTFGGTVPGSFIRVRQGDTVEFHLKNAPDSKMPHNIDLHGVTGPGGGAASSFTAPGHESQFTFKALNQGIYVYHCATAPVGMHIANGMYGLILVEPPEGLPKVDHEYYVMQGDFYTTGKYREKGHQPFDMDKAIDENPTYVLFNGHEGALTGDKALTARTNESVRLFVGNGGPNLISSFHVIGEIFDRVQQEGGTHPQENVQTTLIPAGGAAIVEFHTDVPGSYVMVDHSIFRAFNKGAMAILKVDGAENKSVYSGKEVDSVYLGDRAEPNLHAVTTAAKANAAGTLSKEDQIAAGKQLFTGTCSVCHQANGEGLPGVFPPLAKSDLIAKLVKEDKDKLIAIPLHGLTGKVTVNGKDYDSVMPPMTQLTDDEVANLLTYVLNSWGNPGGQVSKEEVAKVRAQPAPAPTSEH; translated from the coding sequence ATGTCACGAATGCTGTCCACCGTACTCGCGGCCGCCAGCATGCTGGCCCTCGCCGCCTGCTCCGGAAAGCAGGCCGCCGATGCGGCCCTGTCCGCCAGCCCCGCGGCGTACGCAGCCCCCGCACCGCTGCCCGCGCCGACCGACTTCGGTCCGCCGCAGGGCGAGCCGATCCACGCGGTGCTCACCAGCCCGCCGAACGTGCCGCCGCCGATCCACCGCAACTATCCGGCCAAGGTCATCGTGGAGCTGGAGGTGATCGAGAAGGAGATGCCGATCTCCGAAGGCGTCAGCTACACCTACTGGACCTTCGGCGGCACCGTGCCGGGCAGCTTCATCCGCGTGCGCCAGGGCGACACGGTGGAGTTCCACCTGAAGAACGCGCCCGACAGCAAGATGCCGCACAACATCGACCTGCACGGCGTCACCGGCCCGGGCGGCGGCGCGGCGTCGAGCTTCACCGCGCCGGGGCATGAGTCGCAGTTCACCTTCAAGGCGCTGAACCAGGGCATCTACGTCTATCACTGCGCCACCGCGCCGGTGGGCATGCACATCGCCAACGGCATGTACGGCCTGATCCTGGTCGAGCCGCCGGAGGGCCTGCCCAAGGTCGATCACGAGTACTACGTGATGCAGGGCGACTTCTACACCACCGGCAAGTACCGCGAGAAGGGCCACCAGCCGTTCGACATGGACAAGGCCATCGACGAGAACCCGACCTACGTGCTGTTCAACGGCCATGAAGGCGCGCTCACCGGCGACAAGGCGCTGACCGCCAGGACCAACGAGTCGGTGCGCCTGTTCGTCGGCAATGGCGGGCCCAACCTGATCTCCAGCTTCCACGTGATCGGCGAGATCTTCGACCGCGTGCAGCAGGAAGGCGGCACCCATCCGCAGGAGAACGTGCAGACCACGCTGATTCCCGCCGGCGGCGCGGCGATCGTGGAGTTCCACACCGACGTGCCGGGCAGCTACGTGATGGTCGACCACTCGATCTTCCGCGCGTTCAACAAGGGCGCGATGGCGATCCTCAAGGTCGACGGTGCGGAGAACAAGTCGGTCTACTCCGGTAAGGAGGTCGACTCGGTGTACCTGGGCGACCGCGCCGAGCCGAACCTGCATGCGGTGACCACCGCGGCCAAGGCCAACGCCGCCGGCACGCTCAGCAAGGAAGACCAGATCGCCGCCGGCAAGCAGCTGTTCACCGGCACCTGCTCGGTCTGCCACCAGGCCAACGGCGAAGGCCTGCCCGGCGTGTTCCCGCCGCTGGCCAAGTCCGACCTGATTGCCAAGCTGGTGAAGGAAGACAAGGACAAGCTGATCGCCATCCCGCTGCACGGCCTGACCGGCAAGGTCACGGTCAACGGCAAGGACTACGACTCGGTGATGCCGCCGATGACCCAGCTGACCGACGACGAGGTCGCCAACCTGCTCACCTACGTGCTCAACAGCTGGGGCAACCCGGGCGGGCAGGTGAGCAAGGAAGAGGTGGCCAAGGTGCGCGCCCAGCCGGCCCCGGCCCCGACCTCCGAGCACTGA